A genome region from Oryzias melastigma strain HK-1 linkage group LG12, ASM292280v2, whole genome shotgun sequence includes the following:
- the LOC112144142 gene encoding protein FAM102A isoform X1 produces MMMIMMMSAFGDSLLVVDINQCFLTETFLHQGRLNGVFMLRMCGGTPSTGLALGAQTETLLNSRGRTMSFLSKKKKFKFQVSFTLEELTAVPFVNGMLFCKVRLMDGDFRALSSREEVQQNCVQWKRRFSFECKMSANPVTGVLDPCICRVSVRKELKGGKSFSKLGFADLNISEFAGSGSNTVRCCILEGYDTKNSRQDNSILKVTIGMKLLSGDPCFKTPPCTAKSISIYNEDPNLQLDCKGGSSSTSAQPPGGRSEGFWALKHKSVCSSGLLEQAENVPEAFCKGHARASSYTSQQSRISGYSSSHSRCSSLTDLSHHRNASSSSSVSCGAAQSSPIPPSTPTEPHQQETPTKPERPPPPSAAAIMSTRSSSSRRKKDTVGRQLSNVDETRVDADDIVEKIIQSQNFSDIGSNEDSNLRLFVSKDGTVALSGTHIANRESPGVFEPVVIETR; encoded by the exons atgatgatgataatgatGATGTCCGCTTTCGGTGATTCGTTATTAGTAGTTGATATAAATCAGTGTTTCCTCACTGAAACATTTCTGCATCAGGGAAGGTTGAATGGGGTGTTCATGCTGCGCATGTGCGGTGGAACACCGTCAACAGGTCTGGCGCTTGGAGCGCAGACCGAGACACTGCTGAACAGTCGAGGCAGAACGATGTCGTTTCTgtcgaagaagaagaagtttaaATTTCAGGTGAGCTTCACGCTGGAGGAGCTGACCGCTGTGCCTTTCGTCAACGGGATGCTGTTCTGCAAGGTCCGCCTGATGGATGGAGACTTCCGCGCGCTGTCATCCAG GGAGGAAGTGCAGCAAAACTGTGTCCAGTGGAAGAGGAGGTTCTCCTTTGAGTGTAAAATGAGTGCTAACCCTGTTACAGGAGTCTTAGATCCCTGCATCTGCAGAGTCTCTGTACGCAAG GAACTCAAAGGTGGGAAATCGTTCTCAAAG ctaGGTTTTGCTGACCTGAACATTTCTGAGTTTGCTGGTTCGGGCTCAAACACAGTCCGCTGCTGTATCCTGGAAGGCTATGACACCAAAAACTCTCGACAGGACAACTCCATCCTTAAG GTCACAATTGGAATGAAGCTTCTGTCTGGAGATCCTTGTTTCAAAAC GCCTCCTTGTACAGCTAAATCTATTAGCATTTATAATGAGGATCCCAACCTGCAGCTGGACTGTAAGGGGGGGAGCAGCAGCACCAGCGCTCAGCCTCCTGGGGGGAGATCAGAGGGATTCTGGGCCTTGAAGCACAAGTCTGTGTGTAGTTCAG GACTGCTGGAGCAGGCAGAGAACGTACCTGAGGCCTTCTGCAAAGGCCACGCCCGTGCATCCAGCTACACCAGCCAGCAGAGCAGGATATCAG GGTACAGCAGCAGTCACTCTCGCTGCTCCAGCCTGACTGACCTCAGTCACCACAGAAACGCCTCCTCTAGCAGCAGCGTCTCCTGCGGAGCAGCCCAGTCTTCTCCGATACCCCCGTCTACCCCCACTGAGCCACACCAGCAAGAGACTCCCACCAAACCAGAAAGACCCCCTCCACCTTCTGCAGCAGCCATCATGTCCACCAGATCCTCCAG CTCCAGGAGGAAAAAGGACACAGTTGGACGTCAACTCAGCAATGTGGACGAAACCCGTGTGGATGCTGATGACATTGTAGAAAAAATTATACAGAGCCAGAACTTTTCTGACATCGGCAGCAATGAAG ACAGCAACTTGAGATTGTTTGTCAGCAAAGATGGTACGGTTGCTCTTAGTGGGACACACATTGCAAACAG AGAATCTCCTGGTGTTTTTGAGCCTGTGGTCATTGAAACTCGTTGA
- the psmb10 gene encoding proteasome subunit beta type-10 encodes MLHSLNPHQEKTAGFCFENSRRNAVLESSLSKVSYKAPHARKTGTTIAGIVFKDGVILGADTRATDDMVVADKNCMKIHYIAPKIYCCGAGVAADAEIATQMMASNVELHTLNTGRPPLVAMVTRQLKQMLFRYQGHMGSSIIVGGVDVTGGHLYSVYPHGSYDKLPFLTMGSGAASAVSVFEDRFKANMELDEAKTLVRDAITAGIFCDLGSGSNVDLCIITEAGAEYLRGYDKPAEKGKREGQYRYKPGTTPVLTKTETALSLDVVNETVQLMDTE; translated from the exons ATGCTTCACAGTTTAAATCCCCACCAGGAAAAAACTGCAGGTTTCTGCTTTGAAAACAGCCGGAG GAATGCGGTGTTGGAGTCCAGTTTGTCCAAGGTCAGCTACAAAGCTCCTCATGCCAGAAAGACCGGGACGACCATCGCTGGAATCGTGTTCAAG GATGGGGTGATCCTGGGCGCTGACACTAGAGCTACAGACGATATGGTTGTGGCTGACAAAAACTGCATGAAAATTCACTACATTGCTCCAAAAATCTA TTGCTGTGGAGCCGGTGTGGCTGCAGACGCAGAGATTGCAACCCAGATGATGGCATCCAATGTTGAGCTCCATACACTCAACACAGGTCGACCCCCCCTGGTAGCCATGGTAACAAGACAACTGAAACAGATGCTGTTTAG ATACCAGGGTCACATGGGTTCATCGATAATTGTTGGAGGGGTCGATGTGACTGGAGGTCACTTGTACAGTGTTTATCCACATGGTTCCTATGATAAACTTCCTTTCCTCACTATGG GATCCGGAGCTGCTTCTGCCGTTTCTGTTTTTGAGGACAGATTCAAAGCAAACATGGAG CTGGACGAAGCAAAGACGCTCGTAAGAGACGCCATTACTGCAGGGATCTTCTGTGATTTGGGTTCGGGCAGCAATGTGGATTTGTGCATCATCACTGAAGCTGGAGCAGAGTACTTACGAGGTTACGACAAGCCGGCAGAGAAGGGGAAAAG agAGGGACAGTACAGGTACAAACCTGGAACCACACCCGTCCTGACCAAAACTGAAACTGCTCTCAGTCTGGATGTGGTCAACGAAACTGTTCAGCTGATGGACACTGAATAA
- the dpm2 gene encoding dolichol phosphate-mannose biosynthesis regulatory protein produces MFFPCDFKAFHSRTQTDQKSRERHQVLSPVNMATGVDQAVGMGLVLFSLSLFSYYSVWVIVLPFMDSDHILHKYFLPREYSVILPGIAAVVLLLLIGTFTAAVVWMNHKPKKAD; encoded by the exons ATGTTCTTTCCCTGCGACTTCAAAGCCTTTCACAGCCGAACCCAAACCGACCAGAAGAGTAGAGAGCGTCACCAGGTTCTATCGCCTGTCAACATG GCAACTGGAGTGGATCAAGCCGTCGGCATGGGTCTTGTTCTTTTCAGCCTTTCTCTGTTTTCATACTACTCTGTTTGGGTCATTGTACTG CCTTTCATGGACAGTGATCACATACTGCACAAGTATTTCCTTCCTCGTGAGTACTCCGTCATCCTGCCGGGCATCGCAGCGGTAGTTTTGCTCCTCCTTATAG GGACTTTTACAGCAGCTGTTGTGTGGATGAATCACAAGCCAAAGAAAGCAGATTAA
- the LOC112144142 gene encoding protein FAM102A isoform X2: MMMIMMMSAFGDSLLVVDINQCFLTETFLHQGRLNGVFMLRMCGGTPSTGLALGAQTETLLNSRGRTMSFLSKKKKFKFQVSFTLEELTAVPFVNGMLFCKVRLMDGDFRALSSREEVQQNCVQWKRRFSFECKMSANPVTGVLDPCICRVSVRKELKGGKSFSKLGFADLNISEFAGSGSNTVRCCILEGYDTKNSRQDNSILKVTIGMKLLSGDPCFKTPPCTAKSISIYNEDPNLQLDCKGGSSSTSAQPPGGRSEGFWALKHKSVCSSGLLEQAENVPEAFCKGHARASSYTSQQSRISGYSSSHSRCSSLTDLSHHRNASSSSSVSCGAAQSSPIPPSTPTEPHQQETPTKPERPPPPSAAAIMSTRSSRRKKDTVGRQLSNVDETRVDADDIVEKIIQSQNFSDIGSNEDSNLRLFVSKDGTVALSGTHIANRESPGVFEPVVIETR, from the exons atgatgatgataatgatGATGTCCGCTTTCGGTGATTCGTTATTAGTAGTTGATATAAATCAGTGTTTCCTCACTGAAACATTTCTGCATCAGGGAAGGTTGAATGGGGTGTTCATGCTGCGCATGTGCGGTGGAACACCGTCAACAGGTCTGGCGCTTGGAGCGCAGACCGAGACACTGCTGAACAGTCGAGGCAGAACGATGTCGTTTCTgtcgaagaagaagaagtttaaATTTCAGGTGAGCTTCACGCTGGAGGAGCTGACCGCTGTGCCTTTCGTCAACGGGATGCTGTTCTGCAAGGTCCGCCTGATGGATGGAGACTTCCGCGCGCTGTCATCCAG GGAGGAAGTGCAGCAAAACTGTGTCCAGTGGAAGAGGAGGTTCTCCTTTGAGTGTAAAATGAGTGCTAACCCTGTTACAGGAGTCTTAGATCCCTGCATCTGCAGAGTCTCTGTACGCAAG GAACTCAAAGGTGGGAAATCGTTCTCAAAG ctaGGTTTTGCTGACCTGAACATTTCTGAGTTTGCTGGTTCGGGCTCAAACACAGTCCGCTGCTGTATCCTGGAAGGCTATGACACCAAAAACTCTCGACAGGACAACTCCATCCTTAAG GTCACAATTGGAATGAAGCTTCTGTCTGGAGATCCTTGTTTCAAAAC GCCTCCTTGTACAGCTAAATCTATTAGCATTTATAATGAGGATCCCAACCTGCAGCTGGACTGTAAGGGGGGGAGCAGCAGCACCAGCGCTCAGCCTCCTGGGGGGAGATCAGAGGGATTCTGGGCCTTGAAGCACAAGTCTGTGTGTAGTTCAG GACTGCTGGAGCAGGCAGAGAACGTACCTGAGGCCTTCTGCAAAGGCCACGCCCGTGCATCCAGCTACACCAGCCAGCAGAGCAGGATATCAG GGTACAGCAGCAGTCACTCTCGCTGCTCCAGCCTGACTGACCTCAGTCACCACAGAAACGCCTCCTCTAGCAGCAGCGTCTCCTGCGGAGCAGCCCAGTCTTCTCCGATACCCCCGTCTACCCCCACTGAGCCACACCAGCAAGAGACTCCCACCAAACCAGAAAGACCCCCTCCACCTTCTGCAGCAGCCATCATGTCCACCAGATCCTCCAG GAGGAAAAAGGACACAGTTGGACGTCAACTCAGCAATGTGGACGAAACCCGTGTGGATGCTGATGACATTGTAGAAAAAATTATACAGAGCCAGAACTTTTCTGACATCGGCAGCAATGAAG ACAGCAACTTGAGATTGTTTGTCAGCAAAGATGGTACGGTTGCTCTTAGTGGGACACACATTGCAAACAG AGAATCTCCTGGTGTTTTTGAGCCTGTGGTCATTGAAACTCGTTGA
- the LOC112144184 gene encoding histone H3-like centromeric protein A gives MAPPSSSRRRKDQLPRRRPPSAQLQSPVSTRQTRAATKSSASPTKTRRFRPGTRALMEIRKYQKTTDLLISKRPFSRVVREICMQFSKEDLRWQVFALMALQEAAEAFLVLLFSDANLCAIHAKRVTLFPRDIQLARRIRGVDSL, from the exons ATGGCCCCCCCTTCCTCCAGTCGCCGCCGGAAAGACCAGCTACCACGCCGACGCCCCCCTTCAGCTCAACTCCAAAGTCCAGTATCGACGAGACAAACTAGAGCTGCAA CAAAGTCGTCTGCTTCACCCACTAAGACGAGAAGGTTCAGACCAGGAACCAGGGCTCTAATGGAGATCCGAAAGTACCAGAAAACTACAGATCTTCTGATCAGCAAGCGACCTTTCTCTCGAGTG GTTCGTGAGATTTGCATGCAATTTTCCAAAGAAGATCTGCGATGGCAAGTTTTCGCTCTGATGGCCCTGCAGGAG GCTGCCGAGGCGTTCCTCGTCCTGCTTTTTTCAGATGCCAACCTGTGTGCCATCCATGCGAAAAGAGTGACGCTGTTCCCACGAGACATTCAGCTGGCCAGGAGGATCCGGGGGGTGGACAGCCTCTGA